The genomic interval CAGCTTGCATCCAATGATAATAATACAAGCAGCTCTATTGCACATGCGTCTAgtgaacttttatttttttagtaaataaatagagaaCTTTGCCAcgattcaaaaaataaaaataaaaggcacAGAGGAGAGGGTGGGAAATATGAGAACGAACAGATGTGTTGAAGTAAATATTACAAGGAGTCATTGGACATGGATGAAATTGCCCGGGTGAAAGCTACCCAGAACAGCATTGAGATGGTAGAAGTTGCTGGCAACAGTGGTGGCAAATACCTGAACTGTAAACACCTTGAGACGAAGAAATGTAGAAATTTTATTGCCAAAGTGATGAACCCATGGTGAATAATTCTTGCTGCATTGCTCTGTAAGTGAACTGCACATTAAAATCAATACATCATTAAGAAATACCCTgccatggagagagagagagagagagagaacgagagagagaggataatgAAAGCTCACCGAGATGTTCTACCAAGTTGCCTCTATTCTCTTGCTCCAAATTTCGAAAGCCATTGAAACATGAGATAACAGTAACAATGGCTAGCAGCCCTAATAAGGACTGCAGATATATAGTTTTATTCACTTTGTTACACTTCGACTCCATTGTTATCTGACTTGTTGCTTTCTGTTTTGCACTCTCTTTTTTGGCTAATGCTGAGTCAACTGAAAAATGCTGAGGACACTGttctctcctcctccttctaCAAGAAGCACTATAATTCCCCTTTAAATACCCGATAACATCGTTGAAAATATCAACAATAGAAAATTCCAAGTCATCGTCAGTACCTAACATTTTACAACAGGCTGCCAAGCCTTTATTGCCTCTCCTCCCAGTATTGACTGACCAAAAGACACGCTTCAGTTTACGTGTTTTAgataatctataaataataataataataaaataataaatatatgaattgtttgtaaataataataaaatagtttgactACTTCACTTACCAAATTCACTTTTAATGGCATATTGGGAATGTAAAGAGCTACTCTTCAAGATCAAACGGCTAATATTTCTTGGCAATTTGGACAATATATATCAACATCAATTCTGCTGATTTCGATATTGTATCAATCAAGCAGAGTCTCGTGCTCAATTAATCGAAATCATCCGACACGTATTATGGGTGGAGAAACATTATTCTAAGACCTTTACATCACGCATgattatataacataatttaatatgcaatatttaaatttgaatataataGAGATTCGAGAGATTCTTCATCtcccgtatatatatatatatatatatatatatatatatatatatatatatataaacaaaaaaaaaaaagggaaaaattgtTCTTGAGGAGTACGAACAAGGAATTGATGAATAATTGGGGAGAATGATTGAAATtagagatttcttttttttttttttttctggacaTCTGTAATACTGAATAATTGTTCTTGAGGAGCACGGTGTCTAATGTCAACGGACTACTTGAAGGGAAACTTCCTGACACTGTCGTGTGGAATACGTAGTCAACACCGACTTTAGTACTTTTGTTGTGTCTTTTGGTTCGGACATTTGCTATACCTCGCTAttcattttacaatatatatttataatttttttataaggatgatttttataaaatataagaatagttttcataaaataattgcTGGTGAGAAAAAAAGTCGAGAGGATCAGGCCCAACCCAAACCCACCTCGGccttcaattttctttctctcccAGTTGATTGGGCCTCTGCTTTGTTCAAAAAGGCCAGCATTGATTTTTAAGCCGACGAGGCCCGGCCCAAATATCTCCCGAGAAATAGAGAACGAACACTGTGAATGAAACCCAAAGCGCACAGGAACGATTTCAGAGCATTTGGCTGCCACGCTCTGAAGAGAGGGACAGTGAGCAAACATGGCGGCTGGTAACGGTCTTCGTTCTCGGATCAGAGATCTGCTTGCTAGGCCCTTCAGAAACAGCGGAGTCCATGAGGGCATACACCATAAGTTCACGAGGCCCCACAAGATCGGTGACTATGTGGACATCAAGGTGAACGGCGCCGTTCACGAAGCCATGCCCCAAAAGTTCTACGACGGCCGAACCGGTCGAGTCTGGAAAGTCACAAAGCGCACCATCGGCGTCGAGATCAATGAGCAGGTATCATGAATTCAATGCTCTTATTTGGGATTTTGGCTCTCTGGGTTTTGCGTAAATGACAGTTTAGGTTTGTTGAACGTTTATAGGGTTTTGAGGAGACGTGGAATCTTTTCATTTCCGATTTcgcttttgtttctttattgatttttcttgtttgaagTTACGGATTCGTGGTTTTCGTTTTATACGTTTGGTTCTGTAGCTAGAGTGTTTGATGATTTGCTggtgttctttttttcttttttctttttctagaaaTGGTGGTACAGGTTTGAAAACTCAAGTTCGACTAGATTGGCTTATGGTAGAGCCGACCTCGAGCATCGAAGCTCTTCTGGATACGGCTCGATTGAAACGCAACCCATTTCTCACCATCGAGGTGAAACGAGGgcgagaagaagaaagaatgaaatggtTTGGCATAGCGGTACCCAATGGAAATGCCGGACAAAGGAGTATCAGCTCGGTTTTAGATCGCACCCTTACTAAGAATCGTGTCATTGTGCCTGGTTCGTGAAGGAGattattcttctttcttgttccacacatttatatataaagattgaAAGGtgaattcatcattttcatttgtttgATCTTTTGAGACAAATGATGGTTGCGTGCTTCAAAATTTGATTGTTTTGAGTTCTTTAACCGCACAAGCATGGAGTCGACAAGGAATGCAACCCTTCGTTTTAAGGCTGTGCTGTCTCTAAAATCGAAAGAAACTAACACAGCCttaagaaggagaagaagacaATCGTATTTAGTGTGAGCGTCATCGGATAAAAGAAAACATAGTTCTTTCTGATTCACGCTGCCAATCTTATTTCTTCCCCGACTGGAAGTCGAGAACTTGCTGATGTTGGTCTAAATGCATTTTAGATGTTTCTTGACTTGATTTCCCAGTTTTTTTTCTACCTGGGGAATTGATTGCTACgtaaacaaagaaattttacaaaaataaatttgaatgaaCCTTACAATCTGTCGTGATATTAAGCtacataaaaaagatttatcttTCTACATGACGTTCAATCAGGTGTCAATAACATTTGATTCACTTATATGTATAAAAGGGGTCACCTGAAAATTGGCTTAGGTGATTTAATGCACCAAAGAGTTTACCCAGGCCCGTAATTCAACTGTAATTAGGAATTGAAAACTGATGCCCACttcttttgaaatgaaaaactcGGTTTCATGCATAATGTTATAGCTCAGATCCAGCGTCTGGAGCTCCTTCAATCCACAGAAATTCAGATATCAACTGCAGAAAACTGTGACTGAAAACTGCTTTTGAGAACCATAAAGGGTAGACCTTCAAGTTACAGCAGTTTTGAGATAGTCCCCAAAAGccataaatatgaaatatagaTCTCATCTCCAAACTCCA from Juglans microcarpa x Juglans regia isolate MS1-56 chromosome 4S, Jm3101_v1.0, whole genome shotgun sequence carries:
- the LOC121263164 gene encoding 60S ribosomal protein L21-1-like; the encoded protein is MAAGNGLRSRIRDLLARPFRNSGVHEGIHHKFTRPHKIGDYVDIKVNGAVHEAMPQKFYDGRTGRVWKVTKRTIGVEINEQKWWYRFENSSSTRLAYGRADLEHRSSSGYGSIETQPISHHRGETRARRRKNEMVWHSGTQWKCRTKEYQLGFRSHPY